The genomic segment TTTTGATAGTTTCTAAGGTTTCAATAACAACGTCAATTTTGGTCCTACTTTTGTCAATATTTTTTTATATTTCCTTTGAAGTTGGTGAGAAATGGGGGGAATTTGATATTAAAAAAGATTACCACAATATTGGATATAAAATCGGGATATTTTTTATCCTAATTGGGGTTATTTTTACGATTCTTGATTTGATTTGGGTCAGGGGAGTTCCTTTGTTTGAACCTGCATCAAGAAGGTTTTTGAATGTTCAATTTACTATGCTCTCCCATCTCCTTCCACTTGGATGGGCAATAGTCATAAGTTCTTCAAAACTAAATGGAATCTTTAAAAATACACAATCTACAATAAATATAAAGAAGATAATTATTTATTCTTTAATATTTTCAATGTTCATAGGACTTTTGGGTTATAGAACACAGATTATGGTTTTACTATTAGCAACTGCATTTAGTATGTATTATTCAAACAAAATAAAAACAAGAGATGTTTTATTGCTATTTTTGCTTATATTTTTGGTTTTATTTGGCTTCTCATTTTTTAGGTTGTATGTCCTTGGCGTTGAAGGAAATCCCATAACCTCAAGAATAAACCTAACCATGAGTATCTTAGACATCCTAATCCAAAACTACGCAGGTTATTTTAGTGGGGTTATCCATACATCAATCTTCTCATCTTGGAATTTGATTCCAGGACCTTCAAGTGGACCAAGAACGATAATTGCAAATAGTATTGGTGTTAGTGGAGTTACAATAACGCCAACAATCTTTGGCGCTGTTGTAATGGATTATGGTATTTTAGGACTTGTCTCATACTTTGGAATCCTTGGTATAGTTATGGGGTTTTGCTATAAGGTAGCAAAAAGAGTTAAAGGTGTTTGTTTAGGATTTTACTCCATAATGGTTGCATATTTACTTGTTGGAATTGAAACTGGTATCTTAGATTTTGAAGTGGTTTTGTTCTATGTGATTGGGTTTTTGTTGTGCTTAAAAGAGATAATTAGAAATAAGATATCAATTTTAAATAGATTTAATTTTTAATTATAAGTTCTTTGACAACAGTTTCCTTTAACTCATCAAGTCCAATATCCTTATCTGCAGATATTTTTATTATTTTATAATCTTTAAGTTTCTCTTCAATCTCCCTCAATTTCTCCTCATCAGTTAAATCAATTTTGTTTATTGCAACAATTATTGGCACCTTAAATAAATCACTAACCTCTTTTAATAGGTTTAGTTGCTCCCCTATGCTATACCCGCAATATTCACTTGGATCTAAGACAAACAATATCATGTTTGCCAAATAATTCAATGCAAGAACTGCCTGCAATTCAATGTCATTCCTCTCATACAATGGTCTATCCAAAACTCCTGGTGTGTCAACAACCTGAATATCCTCTCCAATGTAACCAACATTTAGTCCCTTTGTTGTGAAAGGATAGGCGTTAATTTCTGGTTCAGCAGTGGTTAATTTTCTTAAAAGTGTTGATTTTCCAACGTTTGGATATCCAGCAATAACCAACGTTGGTAATTCCTTCACTGTTGGAAGGTTTTTTAATTTCTCCCTTGCAACAGCAAGAAATGCCAAGTTAGGATAAATCTGCTTTAATATGGATGCAGTTCTTCCAACAAATTCCTTCCTATATTTTGATGCTTCTGCTGGTACCTTTGCCTTTCTTGCCTTTTTTGCATAATCATTCCCAAGTTTTTTCACAAGTTCTGATGCCCACTTCACCGCTCCAAGTGATTTTTTAAATTCATCAATTCCAACCATAACCTCTACGAGTTCTTTGTAAAATGGCTTTAATCTATCTATTGAAGGCGTTTTATCTATAATTTTTAATAGATTATCTGAAACTACTGAAGATATTGTCCTAATCTTTTGTTCCTCAATTGTTCTTGATTTAGGTAATCTTGGAATACCTATCAATGTGGTTCTTAATTCATTTGCTACTTTCTCGCTCCTTCTATGGGCTTTGTCCATAAGTTCCTCTGGGGTTAAAATAGTAGGCATCTTTTTAAATGGATTTGCATCTCCTTTTTTTCTCATGTTAATCACCATTATAAATTTAATTTTTAATTGTATTAAAAATAGGACTGTTAAATTTTATTAATCCATTAAAAATAGGATTAGTTATTTTTTGTTTTGTTATTCTTATTTTATTATAACAACTCCACTATTCCCATCAACAACAACTCTATCTCCATTCTTTATCTTTTCTATATCAACCTTATCAACAAGCGGAATCTTTCCTAAAATAGCCCCAGTTGCTACGATTGGCTCGCATTCTTTGTTAATTATTCCTTTCAAAATCCCTCTTTTTGCAAGAC from the Methanotorris formicicus Mc-S-70 genome contains:
- a CDS encoding oligosaccharide repeat unit polymerase family protein; the encoded protein is MVLKDFRLDIDQLEIKPNHIFLFLICLFLIVSKVSITTSILVLLLSIFFYISFEVGEKWGEFDIKKDYHNIGYKIGIFFILIGVIFTILDLIWVRGVPLFEPASRRFLNVQFTMLSHLLPLGWAIVISSSKLNGIFKNTQSTINIKKIIIYSLIFSMFIGLLGYRTQIMVLLLATAFSMYYSNKIKTRDVLLLFLLIFLVLFGFSFFRLYVLGVEGNPITSRINLTMSILDILIQNYAGYFSGVIHTSIFSSWNLIPGPSSGPRTIIANSIGVSGVTITPTIFGAVVMDYGILGLVSYFGILGIVMGFCYKVAKRVKGVCLGFYSIMVAYLLVGIETGILDFEVVLFYVIGFLLCLKEIIRNKISILNRFNF
- a CDS encoding NOG1 family protein; translated protein: MRKKGDANPFKKMPTILTPEELMDKAHRRSEKVANELRTTLIGIPRLPKSRTIEEQKIRTISSVVSDNLLKIIDKTPSIDRLKPFYKELVEVMVGIDEFKKSLGAVKWASELVKKLGNDYAKKARKAKVPAEASKYRKEFVGRTASILKQIYPNLAFLAVAREKLKNLPTVKELPTLVIAGYPNVGKSTLLRKLTTAEPEINAYPFTTKGLNVGYIGEDIQVVDTPGVLDRPLYERNDIELQAVLALNYLANMILFVLDPSEYCGYSIGEQLNLLKEVSDLFKVPIIVAINKIDLTDEEKLREIEEKLKDYKIIKISADKDIGLDELKETVVKELIIKN